The following proteins come from a genomic window of Noviherbaspirillum sp. L7-7A:
- a CDS encoding MBL fold metallo-hydrolase codes for MTSRRKIMQALAAIGFAALLPLDAGAQPNGSAKLILMGTKGGPAVRDITQVPSSNVIIIGQDSYVVDVGYGATMRLVEKKVPLASIRSIFITHHHSDHNLEAGPLLYSTWTGQMTQPVSVYGPEGVQNLIASSLKAHEFDLTTRMADEGRPDLRKMVNVHKYDEGLVMENEQMRVTALRNLHPPITESYALRFEIKGGKTIVFSGDTAYFPPLAKFAEGADYLVHEVMYVPALEQIIKGSNAKTLLKHLMDSHTSTEDVGRIASAAGVKNLVLTHFVPGGIPTLTDQNWLEGVRKNFNGNVIVGHDQLEIPLQ; via the coding sequence ATGACCTCACGCAGAAAAATCATGCAGGCACTTGCCGCCATTGGCTTCGCGGCCTTGTTGCCCCTCGACGCAGGCGCGCAACCGAATGGTTCCGCAAAGCTGATCCTGATGGGCACCAAAGGCGGCCCCGCGGTGCGGGACATCACCCAGGTGCCGAGTTCCAACGTCATCATCATCGGCCAGGACAGCTATGTCGTCGACGTTGGGTACGGAGCGACCATGCGGCTGGTGGAAAAGAAGGTCCCACTCGCCTCGATACGCAGCATCTTCATTACCCACCACCATTCCGACCACAACCTTGAAGCCGGCCCTCTTCTTTATTCGACCTGGACCGGCCAGATGACGCAACCTGTTTCGGTTTACGGACCGGAAGGGGTGCAGAACCTGATTGCTTCGTCGCTGAAAGCGCATGAATTCGACCTGACCACGCGGATGGCGGATGAGGGCCGTCCCGATCTCCGGAAAATGGTGAATGTGCATAAGTATGATGAAGGCCTGGTGATGGAAAACGAGCAGATGCGCGTGACCGCGTTGCGCAATCTGCATCCGCCCATTACCGAAAGCTATGCGCTGAGATTTGAAATCAAGGGTGGAAAGACCATCGTCTTCTCTGGGGATACTGCTTACTTCCCGCCATTGGCGAAGTTTGCCGAGGGCGCCGACTACCTAGTGCACGAAGTCATGTACGTTCCTGCCCTAGAGCAGATCATCAAAGGTTCGAATGCGAAGACGTTGCTGAAGCACCTGATGGATTCCCATACCAGCACCGAAGATGTCGGCCGCATCGCATCGGCTGCAGGCGTGAAGAATCTAGTGCTGACGCATTTCGTTCCCGGCGGTATCCCGACGCTGACGGACCAGAATTGGCTTGAAGGCGTGCGCAAGAATTTCAACGGCAATGTCATCGTGGGGCACGATCAATTAGAAATTCCACTGCAATAA
- a CDS encoding tripartite tricarboxylate transporter substrate-binding protein has translation METTLITRRKFISLASCSIAALAGGLVKPVFAQSGMTKLFVGFQAGGGFDAIARALGEGLRTQLNSTVIVENKPGAAGRLAVETVARAAADGSTLLVTPSSVLTLFPHTVSKLPYDPLRDLVQIARLASFDYGFAVNTSSNITTLKQYLDAVKANKDLGAYGTPGAGLTPHFIGMILARETGSSLLHVPYKGTAPAIQDLMGNQVPAVCATAPALTAGHKSGRLRVLATTGAKRNSDLPDVPTFAEAGVNNLLIEEWAALSAPAGTPKDTVERLNKAVLASLADSRLQSQFKLQGFYPAGSSSNEAGRLLKSEYDNWKSAVKTLDFKPE, from the coding sequence ATGGAGACGACTTTGATTACACGCAGAAAGTTTATTTCGCTTGCATCCTGTTCCATCGCGGCGCTCGCCGGCGGCTTGGTCAAGCCGGTATTTGCCCAGTCGGGCATGACGAAACTCTTCGTTGGATTTCAGGCGGGCGGCGGCTTCGACGCTATCGCGCGCGCACTCGGCGAAGGGCTCAGGACACAGTTGAACAGCACGGTCATTGTGGAGAACAAGCCCGGCGCGGCAGGACGTTTGGCGGTGGAAACGGTGGCCAGAGCTGCGGCGGATGGCTCGACTTTGCTGGTGACGCCGTCCTCAGTGCTGACGCTTTTCCCCCATACGGTATCCAAACTGCCCTATGATCCGCTGCGCGACTTGGTACAGATTGCACGACTGGCTTCGTTCGACTATGGCTTCGCCGTCAACACCAGCAGCAATATCACCACGCTGAAACAATACCTCGATGCAGTCAAGGCCAACAAGGACCTCGGCGCCTATGGCACTCCCGGCGCTGGCTTGACGCCGCATTTCATTGGCATGATCTTGGCGCGCGAGACCGGAAGCAGCCTGCTGCACGTGCCTTACAAGGGCACCGCGCCGGCAATCCAGGATCTGATGGGCAACCAAGTGCCAGCAGTATGCGCCACCGCACCAGCACTGACCGCGGGCCACAAGAGCGGGCGCTTGCGTGTGCTCGCCACCACCGGCGCCAAGCGCAATTCGGATCTGCCTGACGTGCCAACCTTCGCCGAGGCAGGTGTCAACAATCTGCTTATCGAAGAGTGGGCTGCGCTAAGCGCGCCTGCCGGCACGCCGAAAGATACCGTCGAGAGGCTCAACAAGGCGGTGCTCGCTTCTCTGGCCGACTCTAGGCTGCAATCGCAGTTCAAGCTGCAGGGCTTCTATCCGGCGGGGTCTTCTTCGAACGAGGCGGGTCGACTGTTGAAGTCTGAGTATGACAACTGGAAATCGGCGGTAAAGACCCTGGACTTTAAACCGGAATAG